The DNA segment CCGAAAATAATACACTATCAAAACCAAATGACAACAAAAAAAGAAAACTTGCAAACATCTGAGTAACAAATAATTGGACAACTAACCTGAAGAAATGATCGATAGTAACTGAAGAGTACAGCACATAATGGTAACATAAAAAGAAATTTGACAAGCAGTTCATCATTTGGATTTCTGCCACCTCCCGTTCCAGGAAGGGATTCCTCAAGTTGTTCCCTTGCAGCCTGCAGTGTTAGCAAAGAAAGTCATTAGCTTTTGCAAATGCATAAATCCTATTCCATGGTGTCATATCAAAAAAATACACAGTTAACAAGACAGTGTAGGAGTAAAAACCTGCCAGACATCAACAGGTTTCAAAAGCCAAGATGTCCACCAGTCCCAAGGTTTAAGGGGGCCAAGAGTATAGTGAATAACATGAAGTTCAGACTCATTAACCATCCACTGCATATGCACACAAAAAGGTCAGGATATTTAAGTTGAAAGTAAAATACAAATTAGTAAATTGAACTATTGCTCTATCAGTTGAAATAAAGGTTATATGGAGTTCAAGAAATAGTCCCTCAATAAATATACAAGTAGAAATGAAAACCTCACTGTCCACGCTTGCAAACTGATTTCTATGCCGAATATCAACCCATGAGATAATAAGGGTTGCATGCTTTACTAGGAACAGAATGTAAAATAtgtaattataaacttaaatctATTATACTGCAATACAGGTGGTCCTCCATCCTTACCCATGGGTCCAAAGGTGCAAAAAACTATACTATCAGCAATAATTAGGCAATTGAAACTAGCTCATCAGCATGCCATTAATCATTGTAATATCTTTGCATCTAGTACCTTGTTAGCAAGCATGTAGAGACCAACATCTGCATTATATAGAGTGGAGAGTCGCTCCATAGCAGGTACAGGTCTAGAATTCAAGACTTCCTGGGGTAAATTAGGCTGGAAAACATGAGCATTGGGGAAGTCGGAGTAATATGAGTTTAGAAACCCCTGATCTCCTGTTAATAAAAAATAGAAGAATAAAGATCCAACACATAAACACAACAATGATAATACCTATACAAAAGAGAAACATAAGAAGAGATATTTTGGTAAAGATAATGAAATTATCAAGACTAGATAGCTCCTTCCTAAGTTGCAGTACATATATATAGCATCAAGAATAAATAAATCCAATTTTCAAGGAGTACCTAAAAAAGACACCATTCATTATTGTTCACATACAGAAATAAACCATTTTTCCCCCAGTACATGATAAAGTCCAGTAGTTAGGTTTTAATTTTATTCTGGTATTTCATATTTGAGTAAATAAAGTGCTTTGCAACCAAAAATAAATCCAATTTCCAAGTAGTGCCCTAAAAAAGACACCATTCATTATTGTTATCATAGCACAAAGATCAAGTCCAGCAATAAGGTTTTCTTCCAGATGACACAAACATAATAATCCAAAGGATGTCCACCATGACTTTAGCTTTAGTAGAGTTAATAATCTGAAGGTTAAATACTCAACTAACAGAAGCAAAGACAGTAGTTACAGGAAAGAAGACATCATAATTGATGAGTATGATAAGGGCACCGTAGTATAACTAGAAAGGATAGAGAATGAAATGCTTCACCTCCAGTGTAGGAATGCAAAGTGTTCACTTTGTTCATCATGTCATTGAAAACTGATTGAGATGGTTCCACTACCATGACTCCAGAATTCAACCTCTCGGAATGTTTCAGGTTTGCACAGAACTTTCCACATTTAAATAGATCCTCGATACTTTTAATCACTATAGTATCCGCATCAAGATATAAAACTGCACAAATGATTTCCCAGGAACGTATCAACACAATTACCAAAACAAGTGACATCAATCATTGGCAAAGAAAAAGGGATTAAAATATAAACTAAGACATCCAAGACTCAAATTTGAAAGAACTGAGGAAAGCAAAGGTAACAAATTTTTACATGGGCATATTGTGAATTTTTAACACATGCTAGGACCAATTTAACTGTTTTCTCTAAATAATAGTTAATCTTTTCTGGTAAGAGGAATCAGTAGCTTTACTCTTTATATAGATAACATCACACAAGGTTTTTCATTTAGACTCCCAGGAAAATATAGAAGCACATACAGATAAAACAAACTTCAAACAGTAGAAATCAAAATCCATGCCAATGATTTCACACTGGATGATAAAAAGTACTGTATTATTTCCTGTTTCAACTTTTCTTTTATCCATCTTGCTTGGGAAGCACTTGGACTGATGGCAAAATCAATCTAAAAACTTTAAATGAATGTTTACAATGTTTCACGTGTAATATCGCAGCTTGGAAAGGAAGAAATTTACCTTTCTTGTAGCTAGTCATATTAAAGATTTTAAGCTTGGTATATACACCCCAAAACCTCTTTGGCCGCACTTGATTAGGGTTTGCCAACAAGCTAATCTTCTCCACTATCCAACCATCAGCCTGTTCATTATTCAATTAGTAAAACCCAAACAAAAAGTATGAGATTAGAAAACTAAGCAATACCTTAGCCAAGAATTTCACAACACAACCAAGTAAACACTAAAGAAAATATGCAAAAatgtattcagtatctcttcttgtTTCACCAAAAAATAtaaaatctcaactcaattagTCCAAATAGCTGTATTAGTCGCATTTTCAGTAAACATCTCTTgttgattaaaataaaaagaaaatttaaaactttatatTGATAGTAAAATTTGAAATAATCAGCTTCATTTATCTAAATAGTTGCATTAACAAAAATTTTAATCAAGAGGCAATCCAGCACTTTGTTCTGCCTCAGCATCCAGACAGAACATATAATAAAGCTAAACTTTATTAAATAGAGAAATCAAATGGCCTTATAGCAAAGCGTAAAGGCTAACTAAATGAGTTACATTTTAGTTATGTTTTCTTCATTTCAAAGACAAATTAAATTTGGTGAGCAAACAAGAATTACATGAAAATAAATTTCTCATGTGATACAATTGCTGAAAAATATACTCTTATATTAACCAGGATTTTCTAGGCAACCAACCAAACAGAGAGCACCACAATTATTTACCTCAAGAAGCTTCATGGCGTAATCAGAGACACCATCAGAGACCAAAACCACCATGTCCTTGTTCGATCCAGTGTCCCTAATCGActtccccaaaaccctaactcccaACAGGAATTCATCTCCGTACAATAGAGTCACGTAAGCCTGCTCAGTTTTCTGCGATCGAAGCGAAGCTCCAGATTGAATCCAAACTAACGCGAGTAACAAAAACAGAGCtccaaattttgataatttcatcATATAATTTTCTTTTCTAATAGCAACTTTGGATGAGAAAACTCGGATTTTCTCgaggaaatttaaaaataaaaaataaaaaaaagaagaataatCTGTTGGTGTTGGTATTTGGTACGGACTGCGAGTGCCTGCGCGCTTCTGTATTTGATATTGAAATttccgtttttttttttttttttttttaacgtaGTTAAGTCGACGAGACGTCGTTTTTGACTTTTCTCTTATTTGATCGGTCTTCGCGGTTCTGCAACATGAAGGTAATAATCCACTGAGATAATGTACAGCATAATGCTCCTGTCTCTGTCCAGAAATTGTGGGCCGAACCTTACCCAATTCGGATCCAAATTGTGGAGCTCTGGTCCAAGCCTATatcatttataaaattttattaaatcatgTATGTTTTCAAATTACAGTCgtgaatttcattataattaatagttataataatattaactttattaaataaaaattttttatttatttttttaaattcaatcaattgcatatatatatatatatatatatatagtttgattagttgaatataGGCAGCATAAGCATCAGTAGCTGCACACTCAATCTGTTCAAAGTTAAGATTATGATCAAACCAATTAGACCATATAACTGTGTAGGGTTTTGCCTCAAATTTTACAGACAGGATTTTCCCTGCCAATTCCCTGCCACTGTAGAAAACAAAGCTAGGATGATCATGAATCTTGGCAGCTAAATCACTTAATTCCACTACATTCCTCATTACAATCCCATATGTATCTTTAAGCTTCTGAACATCTTCTTTGATATGAACCCCAACAAATGCTGCATCTTTAATGG comes from the Hevea brasiliensis isolate MT/VB/25A 57/8 chromosome 5, ASM3005281v1, whole genome shotgun sequence genome and includes:
- the LOC110672764 gene encoding inositol phosphorylceramide glucuronosyltransferase 1 — its product is MMKLSKFGALFLLLALVWIQSGASLRSQKTEQAYVTLLYGDEFLLGVRVLGKSIRDTGSNKDMVVLVSDGVSDYAMKLLEADGWIVEKISLLANPNQVRPKRFWGVYTKLKIFNMTSYKKVLYLDADTIVIKSIEDLFKCGKFCANLKHSERLNSGVMVVEPSQSVFNDMMNKVNTLHSYTGGDQGFLNSYYSDFPNAHVFQPNLPQEVLNSRPVPAMERLSTLYNADVGLYMLANKWMVNESELHVIHYTLGPLKPWDWWTSWLLKPVDVWQAAREQLEESLPGTGGGRNPNDELLVKFLFMLPLCAVLFSYYRSFLQTRTFCRSSLCDHMRHLYYRIRSNGYAGVSSSSTFNSANHLQVPGYLGGLSIFVCFMAALVSLACSLAIVPRQVMPWTGLLLMYEWTFTIFFLLFGGFLHLTYLWGKMTATQVSVASHPEALDDDSGKGHLRQVSSCDFAIWYYGLGMAFLAIAAPALPCIFGITALFMRLGLVVAGGIVLASFMTYASEHLGIRSFLKGFEDRDTTRSRSICI